One Bacillus sp. F19 genomic region harbors:
- a CDS encoding HupE/UreJ family protein, translating to MNLRTFLSLFIIVLILGTATTSFAHSSSMGYSKLNVKGNQIDYELFLDQRDLLVQFDTNKNDNLENEELPSQKDGIESFLQKDLRIDVDSKPLTMELLSMDVTTKDSTRGVVFQLRLTADEAIEQLNIHYNLVFEDAPAHTSVLLVHSGEFFYEDILDINRKDIQITFPAAETTGSCSDCGHSAQSEIGSVLWKYFVLGIEHILTGYDHLLFLLSLVLIASRFKDALKIVTAFTVAHSITLFLVATDRIQVSSHWVEALIPLTICYVAVENMFVQKAKWRWQLTTLFGLIHGMGFAGALAETGLPKSNLIGSLLTFNLGVEAGQIMVLCLLLPFLLWLRRFPWYRKMMISTSCLIFVLAFYWLIQRL from the coding sequence ATGAATCTAAGAACTTTCCTCTCCTTGTTCATCATCGTATTAATTTTGGGGACTGCCACAACTTCATTTGCGCATTCCTCAAGCATGGGTTACTCGAAGTTAAACGTTAAAGGGAACCAGATTGACTATGAACTTTTTCTTGATCAACGAGACTTGCTTGTGCAATTTGATACCAACAAGAATGATAATCTGGAAAACGAGGAACTGCCCTCGCAAAAGGACGGAATCGAATCGTTTTTACAGAAAGATCTTCGAATAGATGTGGATTCGAAACCCTTAACGATGGAATTGCTTTCGATGGACGTGACAACAAAGGATTCCACAAGAGGCGTAGTGTTTCAATTAAGGTTAACCGCCGATGAAGCGATCGAACAATTAAATATTCATTACAATCTGGTGTTTGAAGATGCGCCTGCTCATACGAGTGTACTCTTGGTCCATTCAGGGGAATTTTTCTATGAGGATATTCTTGATATCAATAGAAAAGATATTCAGATCACCTTTCCCGCGGCGGAAACTACCGGAAGCTGCAGCGATTGCGGCCATAGTGCTCAGTCCGAGATTGGCTCCGTCCTGTGGAAATACTTTGTACTTGGAATCGAACACATTTTAACCGGCTATGACCATTTGCTGTTTTTGTTATCCTTAGTATTAATTGCATCTAGATTCAAGGATGCGTTGAAGATTGTTACCGCATTTACAGTCGCCCACAGCATTACACTGTTCTTGGTGGCCACCGACCGTATTCAGGTCAGTTCGCATTGGGTCGAAGCCTTGATTCCCCTGACGATCTGTTATGTGGCAGTGGAAAATATGTTTGTTCAAAAGGCGAAATGGCGGTGGCAATTGACGACCTTATTTGGCCTGATTCACGGTATGGGTTTCGCCGGGGCTTTGGCTGAAACGGGACTTCCAAAGAGTAATCTGATTGGCTCACTCCTGACGTTTAATTTAGGTGTGGAAGCGGGCCAGATCATGGTCCTATGCCTATTACTTCCCTTCTTACTATGGCTGCGAAGGTTCCCATGGTATCGTAAAATGATGATTTCAACGTCTTGCCTTATTTTTGTGCTGGCATTTTATTGGTTGATTCAAAGATTGTAA